Below is a window of Nocardia asteroides DNA.
GACCGCGGCGTCGCACCGGCGTCCATGTCGTGGAAGAGCACACCGAAATCGGGCTGGTCGACACCGAGTTGCCGCTGCACGGCCGTGGAGGTCAACCCGATCTTGTGCCCGACGATGCGAGCGCCCGTGTCGAGGCGCCGACGAGTGCCCAAGCTCTGCACCGCGTACGCCAGGTCCACGTCGTCGGCGCCGATGAGGTCGCGCACCGCTGCCACGGGCACGCCCAAGTCGGTGGCGGTCGCGAGGCGGTCGGCCGCGGCGCGGACGGCGGACCGTCCTTCGATGGTCGTGGTCATCGTGCTTCCTCCAGGGTGTTCGGCGCTGCGGACGCCACGACGCGCAGGGGGTTGTGATCGGCGGTCAGCATCGCGGGGGTGACGGCGAGGCGGACGAGCAGCGCGGTGACCAGTTCGGTGGCGCCGGATTTCGCGCTGGTGCCGAACACGTACCTGTCCGGGCGGAGCAGCACCGTGCCACCTTGGGCGACACCGGCTTTGGCGAACCAGCGGGCCAGTTCGCCGGTGTGGTCCTCGACGTCGGCGTAGTCGGTGGCGGGAACGCGCGCGTCGCCCGGCTCACCCTGCGGGCGGCCACCGGTCGGATACACGGTGACGAACCGCGTACCGAGGATCTGCAAGGCGTTGCGCTGGGCGACGCTGAGACCGTCGCGCGGATCGACACCGTAACCGACGACAGCGAAGCCGAGGCCGAGCGCGTCGTCGAGGCGCTGGTGGCGTCCGTCGAAGGTGCGGACGTCGGGCTGCGGTGCCAGGGTGCCTTCCACCCCGCGCAACACATTGCGGGGGAGCCCGAAGTACGCACCACGCTTGAACCGCGGGGACGGCTTCATCTTGGCTTCCCGGATCCAGGTGTTCAGCCCGGGAACCTTCAGCGCGGTGGCCAAGGCGACGTCGCGAGCGCCCGCGGCGAACCGGTTGTCGATCGAGACGAGGCTCTTGTTGAAAACCGACAGATCGATCATCGCCTTCGCGTGCGGCCGTCGCTCGGTCTCGTAGGTGTCGAGAAGGTCGAGATCGGCGCCGTGCTGGATGATCGCGCCGAGCTTCCAGGAGAGGTTGTCGGCGTCGCGAACACCGGAGTTCATGCCCTGGCCGATGAATTGCGGGGTCATGTGCGCGGCGTCACCGGCGAGCAGGATGCGTCCCGCTCGCCACCGGTCGGCGACCACGGCATTGAAGGTGTAGACCAGTTTGCGCAGCACCGTCACTTCGTCGGGGTCGACGTAGCGGCCGATGAGATCGCGGACCCGGTCGGGGTCCTCCATCTCTTCTTTGCTCTGCTCGTCGTTGAGCATGAACTCGAACCGGTGGTGTCCACCGGGTTGCGGACACGACACCGTCGGCAGCTCGGGATCACAGACGAAGTTGAAGTACGGCAGATGCCGGAAGGCGTCGACGCCGTCGTTGGCGAGCAGGTCGACCACGAGCCAGCGTTCGGGGAAGCTGGTGCCGGTCATGTCGATGCCCAGCTGCGTGCGCACCACGCTGCGGCCGCCGTCGCAGCCGACGAGGAACTTCGCGCGCACCTCCTCGGCGGTCGCCGGGTCGGTGTCGACGTCGTGTTTGCCGTACCCGGTGCCGCGGCATTCGGCATGCCGGACGAGGACACCGTCGGCGTCCTGGTCGAAGCTGAGGACCTCCCGCCCGCGGCGCACCGTCACGTGCGCATAGCGCTCCAGGGCGTTTTCGAGCGTGTTCTCCAGGTAGGGCTGGTACAGGAAGTTGGCCACCGGCCACCCCAGCGGGCGCGAGGCCTGGTTGAACTGGGCGAGCACCGAGCCGTCGCTGCGTACCCACTGCACGGTGCAGTCGAGGTTCATCTGGGCCGAGGCTTCGTCGGCGACGCCGGCGGTCTGGAAGATCCGCATGCCTTCGTCGTCGGTGTAGACCGCCCGCGCCAGGCCGTAGAACTCCGGCTCACGCTCGAGCACCAGTACCCGCACGCCGCGACGGCCGAGCAGATTCGCCAACGTCAGGCCGGTGGGCCCCAGCCCGACGACTACCACGTCGTAGTCGAACGATGTCATCGCGCCATGCCTCCGGTGAGTTGGGGAACAGTGATCTCGGGTGTCCGCAAGGTCCGGACGACCTGCCGGAACTGAGCGAACTTGTCCAGCACGGTCTCGCCGACCGGGGTGTGGCCCCAGATGCTGATGCCCTGGTAAGTGGTCGGCTCCCAGGTGGATTCGCGTTCCGGACCGAACACGATCGGGTTCCAGCCGACCTCGAGTTCGAAGCCCGACGGGGTGACGCAGTAGAAGGACAGCTCCCGATCATTGGTGTGCTGGCCGACCGACCAGGCCATCCGGAAACCGAGATCGGTGACACGTCCGTACGCGGCCAGCACGTCGTCGAGCGTGCCCGACTGGATGTTGATGTGCTGCACCCGAGTTCGGATGGGATCGATCTTGACGCCGCGGATATTGGCGATGGCGATCGAGTGGTGCCGCTCGTTCACCCGCAGGAACCGGATCTTGAGGGTGAGGCCGGAGACGTTCTCGTCGATGTAGTCGCTGAGCCGGGAGTCGAAGACCGTCTGGTAGTAGCCCCGCAGCGCTTCGGGTTCCTTCGACACGATCGCGACATGCCCCATGCCGGCTTCGCCGGTCACCCACCCGGAGCTGAGCATGCGCAGCGGCTCGGGGGTCGTGACGGGGACGGTGAAGATCTCCTGCGCGATCCCCTTGGGACCGGGGAACCGCCACAGGCGCTCGACGCCGCGGCGAGCCGCGTCCTCGGCGCTGCCCTCGGTGATCGGCACACCGCGATCCGACACGCGCGCGAGGATGCGGTCGAAGGACTGGTGATCGTCGACCTGCCAGCCGATCGCGGTCACGTCCTCCTGCGGGCCGTGCTCCACCAGGAACCGGCACGCGTGATCGTCGAGGCGGAAGCGCAGGGTGCCGTGGTCGACCTGGTCGGCGTGCATGCCGATCGCGTCGACGCCGAAACGCCGCCAGTCGGCCAGCCGTGCGGACTCCACCACGACGTACCCCAGGTGGACGGCCCCGAAGACCGACCCGTCACCGAAGACGTCTGCGCCGGTCATCGCTCGGCCTTCAGGTAGGCGATCGCGAGGGTGTTGAACAGCTCGGCTCGTTCCCACTGCGCCCAGTGACCGGTCCGCGCCAGCAGGTACAGATCGCAGTCGGGCATGGTCTCGGCGAGCATCTTGCCCCCGGACGGCCGGTTGACCTTGTCGTCCTCGCCCCACACCACCAGCGTGGGGTGCGGCACCTTGCTCAGGCGCGAATCCCGGGTGAGGTCCATCCGGAAGAGCGTGCGCAGGGCGAACAAGCCGGAAGGCCGGCGCAACGGTGGGTGCGCGACGACCTCGGGTTCGATGCTGGCCCGGTAGCGCTCCTCGATCAGTTCGTCCGGCACTGTCGCACCGTCGTACACCAGGTACTCACGGATGAACCGGATGATCTTCTCGCGGCTGGGACCATCACCCCGGTAGTAGTTGAGAAGTTCCTGCAGGCCCTGGGTGGGCAGGGCGCGGGTCGAACCGACGCCGCCGGGGCCCATCAGGACCAGGCGACCGACCTTGCCCGGCCGGTCCATCGCCAGCCGCAGCGCCGCGGCACCGCCGTAGGAGTTGCCGATCAGGTGCGCCGAGTCGATCTTCAGGACGTCGAGGAACTCGCCGAGCACGCGCGCCAGGTAACCGAAGGGATCGGACTGGTCGAGGTATTTCGACGACCGGCCGTAGCCCGGCATGTCCAGCACGAGCACCCGGAAGTGCTCCGCCAGCGCCTCGATGTTGCGCGAGTAGTTCGACAGCCCGGTCGCGCCGGGGCCGCCGCCGTGCAGCAGCACGACCGCAGGTCCTGATCCGAACTCGGTGAAATAGATCTCGCGGTCGCCGACCTGCACCGTCCGGCCGGTGTCGACTCCCTTGTCGATGCTTGTCACGATGTACCTCCCAGTGAAGTTGATAATATCATCACATTCGATTGATCCCTCGTCAAGCCATTCTGATGAAAAACTCAGAACTGGACGGCGGCCGGCACTACCCGAGCAGCGGTATCCGGCGCACGGTCTGGCGATCGAGCTCGACCTGCATCGCGTGGCGGACCCGCTCGGCGAACTCGGCGGCCGACTCCCCCGGCCTCGGCCGCATCGCGGGGAGCACCGCGGTCCGAATCTTGGTCGGCAGCGGGATGTAGGGCAGCAACCCCGCGATCCCGACAGTCAGGCCCCAGGGCAGCGACAGCGTCACCGGCAGGCGCTTGAGCCGCAGCGCCTTGTCGAGGCGGAGCCGGCGTGCGAGCCCGCGCCCGTCGGACAGGCAGATCAGCGATTCGCCTCCCCCCGACGTGACCACCGGAACAATCGGCACGGCCGCCTCGATCGCCAGCCGGGCGAAACCGGTCCGGCCGTCGAAGATGATCCGGTCGCGTTCACCCCACGACTTGAAGGCATCGACATCGCCACCCGGGAAGACGAGAACATGCTCACCACGCCCGAGCGCCCGGCACGCGTTCTCCCCGGTCGCGGGCTCGGCACCCATCCTGGCCAGAATCGGGCCGAGCCCGATCACCCAGGCCAGGTGATGCGTCAGCGTGATCACGCCCCGCGGATCTCCGATATGGGCGTAGGCCGAGCGCGCAGCCAGCACATTGAGGTCGAAGGCACCACCGAAGCCGTGGTTGGCCACGTACAGCACCGGCCCCGGGGGCGGCTCCAGCACGCCGCCGACCTCGTGGCGGTGGTACCACCGGAACACCCGGAGCAGGACTCGCACGATGACCGGCTCGGATCTCACCTGCCCGCCGCCCTGCGGCGATTCGTCGCACGGCCCATCGTGGAGCGGCTGAACACCACTGTCAGGCACTGTTTCTCGCTTCCCTTGCATTGTGTCGCCGCCCGGGCAATCCACACATTTCGACGAATGACGAGATCTCGGATCCGGCGCCGCTGCCGAACCACCCCATCCCCCTCTTTCTTACGAACACCACTATATTGATGATGTGATCACTCTTGATTCACAACTCACCCAAATGTGAGCTGATCCACCTGGCCGGCCGAAAGGCACACCCGAACGGGCGAGGTAGACGCGGCGACGCCGGGCCTGGAGGCAGGGCGCCGGTAGGCCACACTGGGAGGCGATGAGCACCAGCACCCCGGCCGGCCCGCCGATCCGCCGACGCCCCCGCGACCGCCGCGCCACCATCCTCACCGCGGCCGCCGACGCCTTCTCCCGAGCGGGCTACCACGGCACGTCCATGACCGATATCGCCGCCGCCGTCGGGATTTCGTCGACGGCGCTGTATCGCCACTTCCGCAACAAACAGGAACTGCTGGGCTACTGCCTGATGTCGGGACTGGACGCGACGGTCGCCCGGCTGGACGCCGCAGCGGCCGAGGACGCGAGCGGACATCGGGTATTCGAGGAACTCGTCGCGATCGCTCTGGAACTGCGCGGGCTACCCCGGCTGTGGCAGCTCGAGTTCCGCAACCTCACCCCCGCGCACCGCTATTCGGTGCTGGTCCGCGCGGTTCGATTGACCGGCTACCTGCGCCGGGCGGTGCGTGCGCGGCGCCCGCAGCTACCCGGTAGGGATGTCGAGCTGCTCAGCTGGTGCATCCTCTCGGTCGCGGTCAGCCCGTCGTATCACCGCCAGCGGTTGCCGATATCCACGTTCACCTCCGTGCTCGATGCCGCGATCCTGCGGCTTCTCACCACCGACCTGCCCCCGGGCGGAGCCGCGCTCCGGGCACCCCGGCCGCAGACGGCGCCGTCCCAGGCCGCGGAGTTCGAGCGTGCCGTCCGGCCCGAACGCCTCATCGGCGCCGCGGCACGGCTGTTCAACTCCCGCGGCTATGCCGCGGTGGGCATCGAGGACATCGGGGCCGCTGTCGGCGTGCGCGGTCCCGCGCTCTATCACCACTTCTCGAGCAAGGCCGACCTGCTGAACGAGATCATCGTGCGCAACGAGCAATGGATCGGCCTGTACACCGCCCGCGCATTGGCCGAGGGCCGTGACGCCCGGGAATCGGTACACCTGCTGATGGAATCGTTCGTCGGATTCGCGCTCGAACAACCGGACTTGCTCGGTACCACCGTCAGCGAGGTCGGGCACCTGCCGGACCCGCAGGCCACGCGCTACCGCCGGGTCCATCGCGACGGCGTCTTGAGCTGGGCCCGGCTGCTGCAGAGCGCCCGTGCCGAATTGACACCGCCGGAGGCCCGGATCCTCATCCAGGCGATCAGCACGGTCGTGATCGACGCGGTGCGCAATCCCCGCGCCCTCGGCCGCCAGAACCTCGCGGGTGCGCTGACAGCGATCGGCGACCGCATCGCACTGCACGACTGACGACGACGCACTCTCAACATCGAATTTAGCTGTGATCAACTTAGCTCGGCAGTACCAGATCCTGACATGGACTGCGAGACACCGCTCGGATCTATCGCCTTAGCGGCCAGTAACTTACGGTTGCGTAGCGCCTCGGCGCGCCATCACAATGGCCCACGGCGCGTATCTGATCTGCGCCCTCTCCACCTCACCTTCCGGTCGTCTCGAGACCGGACCATCGAAGGGACTGGGCCCGTGGGCCATTACAAGAGCAACGTCCGAGACCTCGAGTTCAACCTGCTGGAGGTCTTCGGCCTGGCCGACGTATTGCGTTCCGGCGCGTTCGGCGACCTCGACGACGACACCGTGCGCACGATGCTCGCCGAGGCGGCCCGGATCGCCGAGGGGCCGGTGGCGGCCTCGTTCGCCGAAACCGACCGCAATCCACCGGAATTCGATCCATCGACCCACACCGTGCGACTACCGGAGGGGTTCAAGCACTCGGTTCGGGCGTGGCAGGACGCCGAATGGTGGCGTGTCGCGAAGTCCGAGGCCATCGGCGGCATCGCGGCGCCGCGCATGCTGGCGTGGGCGATCAACGAACTGCTTCTGGGCGCCCAGCCCGCGGCGTACATGTACCTGACCGGGCCCGGCATGGCCGATATCGTCGAGCGCATCGGTACCGACGAACAACGGCGCTGGGGCAGGCTCGCGGTCGAGAAGAAGTGGGGCGCGACGATGGTGCTGACGGAGCCGGACGCCGGTTCCGATGTCGGCGCAGGCCGCACCAAGGCCGTCGCGCAGGAGGACGGCTCCTGGCACATCGAGGGCGTCAAGCGGTTCATCACCTCGGCAGATGCCGACGATTTGTCCGACAACATCATCCACCAGGTCCTGGCCCGCCCCGAGGGCGCGGGCCCGGGGACCAAGGGTTTGAGCCTGTTCCTGGTGCCGAAGTTCCATTTCGACTCCGAGACAGGAGAACTCGGTGATCGCAACGGCGTGTTCGTCACCAATGTCGAGCACAAGATGGGACTGAAGGCCTCGGCCACGTGTGAACTCACCTTCGGCGGCCACGGTGTGCCCGCCAAGGGCTGGCTGGTCGGCGAGGTGCACAACGGCATCGCGCAGATGTTCGAGGTCATCGAGGAAGCGCGCATGATGGTCGGCACCAAGGCCATCGCGACCCTGTCGACCGGTTACCTCAACGCCCTGGAATACGCCAAGACCCGCGTCCAGGGTTCCGACCTGACCCAGATCGCCGACAAGACCGCCCCGAAGGTGACCATCAGCCACCACCCGGATGTCCGCCGCTCGCTGATGATGCAGAAGGCCTACGCCGAAGGCCTACGCGCGATCTACCTTTACACCGCCGCCCACCAGGACCCGGCCACCGCGCTGCACGTGTCGGGCGCCGATGCCGAGCTCGCCGCGCGGGTGAACGATCTGCTGCTCCCGATCGTCAAGGGTGTCGGCTCCGAGCGCGCCTACCAGTACCTGACCGACTCGCTGCAGACCTTCGGTGGCTCCGGCTTCCTGCAGGACTACCCGATCGAGCAGTACATCCGCGACGCCAAGATCGACTCGCTGTACGAGGGCACCACCGCCATCCAGGCGCAGGACTTCTTCTTCCGCAAGATCGCCCGCGACCGCGGTGTGGCCCTGGCCCACGTCGCCGAACAGGTCCGGGTATCCGCGCAGCCCGAAGCCGGGACG
It encodes the following:
- the mhpA gene encoding bifunctional 3-(3-hydroxy-phenyl)propionate/3-hydroxycinnamic acid hydroxylase MhpA, yielding MTSFDYDVVVVGLGPTGLTLANLLGRRGVRVLVLEREPEFYGLARAVYTDDEGMRIFQTAGVADEASAQMNLDCTVQWVRSDGSVLAQFNQASRPLGWPVANFLYQPYLENTLENALERYAHVTVRRGREVLSFDQDADGVLVRHAECRGTGYGKHDVDTDPATAEEVRAKFLVGCDGGRSVVRTQLGIDMTGTSFPERWLVVDLLANDGVDAFRHLPYFNFVCDPELPTVSCPQPGGHHRFEFMLNDEQSKEEMEDPDRVRDLIGRYVDPDEVTVLRKLVYTFNAVVADRWRAGRILLAGDAAHMTPQFIGQGMNSGVRDADNLSWKLGAIIQHGADLDLLDTYETERRPHAKAMIDLSVFNKSLVSIDNRFAAGARDVALATALKVPGLNTWIREAKMKPSPRFKRGAYFGLPRNVLRGVEGTLAPQPDVRTFDGRHQRLDDALGLGFAVVGYGVDPRDGLSVAQRNALQILGTRFVTVYPTGGRPQGEPGDARVPATDYADVEDHTGELARWFAKAGVAQGGTVLLRPDRYVFGTSAKSGATELVTALLVRLAVTPAMLTADHNPLRVVASAAPNTLEEAR
- a CDS encoding VOC family protein, which produces MTGADVFGDGSVFGAVHLGYVVVESARLADWRRFGVDAIGMHADQVDHGTLRFRLDDHACRFLVEHGPQEDVTAIGWQVDDHQSFDRILARVSDRGVPITEGSAEDAARRGVERLWRFPGPKGIAQEIFTVPVTTPEPLRMLSSGWVTGEAGMGHVAIVSKEPEALRGYYQTVFDSRLSDYIDENVSGLTLKIRFLRVNERHHSIAIANIRGVKIDPIRTRVQHINIQSGTLDDVLAAYGRVTDLGFRMAWSVGQHTNDRELSFYCVTPSGFELEVGWNPIVFGPERESTWEPTTYQGISIWGHTPVGETVLDKFAQFRQVVRTLRTPEITVPQLTGGMAR
- a CDS encoding alpha/beta fold hydrolase, whose protein sequence is MDKGVDTGRTVQVGDREIYFTEFGSGPAVVLLHGGGPGATGLSNYSRNIEALAEHFRVLVLDMPGYGRSSKYLDQSDPFGYLARVLGEFLDVLKIDSAHLIGNSYGGAAALRLAMDRPGKVGRLVLMGPGGVGSTRALPTQGLQELLNYYRGDGPSREKIIRFIREYLVYDGATVPDELIEERYRASIEPEVVAHPPLRRPSGLFALRTLFRMDLTRDSRLSKVPHPTLVVWGEDDKVNRPSGGKMLAETMPDCDLYLLARTGHWAQWERAELFNTLAIAYLKAER
- a CDS encoding lysophospholipid acyltransferase family protein; translated protein: MRSEPVIVRVLLRVFRWYHRHEVGGVLEPPPGPVLYVANHGFGGAFDLNVLAARSAYAHIGDPRGVITLTHHLAWVIGLGPILARMGAEPATGENACRALGRGEHVLVFPGGDVDAFKSWGERDRIIFDGRTGFARLAIEAAVPIVPVVTSGGGESLICLSDGRGLARRLRLDKALRLKRLPVTLSLPWGLTVGIAGLLPYIPLPTKIRTAVLPAMRPRPGESAAEFAERVRHAMQVELDRQTVRRIPLLG
- a CDS encoding TetR/AcrR family transcriptional regulator encodes the protein MSTSTPAGPPIRRRPRDRRATILTAAADAFSRAGYHGTSMTDIAAAVGISSTALYRHFRNKQELLGYCLMSGLDATVARLDAAAAEDASGHRVFEELVAIALELRGLPRLWQLEFRNLTPAHRYSVLVRAVRLTGYLRRAVRARRPQLPGRDVELLSWCILSVAVSPSYHRQRLPISTFTSVLDAAILRLLTTDLPPGGAALRAPRPQTAPSQAAEFERAVRPERLIGAAARLFNSRGYAAVGIEDIGAAVGVRGPALYHHFSSKADLLNEIIVRNEQWIGLYTARALAEGRDARESVHLLMESFVGFALEQPDLLGTTVSEVGHLPDPQATRYRRVHRDGVLSWARLLQSARAELTPPEARILIQAISTVVIDAVRNPRALGRQNLAGALTAIGDRIALHD
- a CDS encoding acyl-CoA dehydrogenase; protein product: MGHYKSNVRDLEFNLLEVFGLADVLRSGAFGDLDDDTVRTMLAEAARIAEGPVAASFAETDRNPPEFDPSTHTVRLPEGFKHSVRAWQDAEWWRVAKSEAIGGIAAPRMLAWAINELLLGAQPAAYMYLTGPGMADIVERIGTDEQRRWGRLAVEKKWGATMVLTEPDAGSDVGAGRTKAVAQEDGSWHIEGVKRFITSADADDLSDNIIHQVLARPEGAGPGTKGLSLFLVPKFHFDSETGELGDRNGVFVTNVEHKMGLKASATCELTFGGHGVPAKGWLVGEVHNGIAQMFEVIEEARMMVGTKAIATLSTGYLNALEYAKTRVQGSDLTQIADKTAPKVTISHHPDVRRSLMMQKAYAEGLRAIYLYTAAHQDPATALHVSGADAELAARVNDLLLPIVKGVGSERAYQYLTDSLQTFGGSGFLQDYPIEQYIRDAKIDSLYEGTTAIQAQDFFFRKIARDRGVALAHVAEQVRVSAQPEAGTPEFKVERALLLTALEDVQAMTATLTQHLLAAADNGRELYKVGLESVRFLLAVGDLLIGWRLLAAAEVAAAALPSATKDRDLYQGKIAVASYFARTVLPRLSTDRAVISDIDAAIMDLDVAAF